Genomic window (Musa acuminata AAA Group cultivar baxijiao chromosome BXJ1-9, Cavendish_Baxijiao_AAA, whole genome shotgun sequence):
AAAAAACAGCTACAGTCCAAAAAACACACTGCAACATCAAAAAGTAGAACAAGGAAGAATGAAACGTGACATTAGTATTGGAAACAACAAGGAAAACTATGGAAAAGGTGCTCACCCACAGAACAGCAACCATATCGGAATCAGAAAGCCTCTCTTCCTTCTCCAAATCTAGCAACACATCTACAAAGTCGCCGACCTCGTTCGTTAAATCTCCACCAGAACTCCTTCGCCTGTGCTCCTCAATGATGCTGCCCACAAACACGTTGACACTGGCCACCAATCTCCTGCACCTCTTCCTGATATCTTGAGGATCCACCCACCTCAATAGAGGGAAGTGGTCGCTCCAGTTGAACGCACCAAGTAGCTCATACCCTTCCGTGACCAGCCTCTCCAACTCCATGCCTTGGGCGTTACCAAAATCGAATCTTTTGCCAAAAACGCTTATCATCACGTTGTTCAGAGATCCAAAGTGCACAACTTTCTTCATCCCCACAACCCCATTCGTCTCCATGCTTGCCATTACGTCTTGGATCATTTGCTGACCGATGGCCGTCCTGTGCTCCCCGAAGGCGGCGATCCTCGTCGGACTGAACAGATAGGTGGCGGAGATCCTCCTGAGATTGCGCCAGTACTCGCCGAAAGGCGCGAAGCCCATTGCCCGGTGGAAGAGGAGCTCGTAGGCTGATTCCTTGACAGGGCGATCGGCGAAGGCCGAGCTGTTGAGGATCTCCCGGGCTGTGTCGGGGTGGCTTGACACGACGAAGCGTGTGAAGCCGAAGGAGAAGGCCATCAAGTCGGAGGCTTTGAGCGACTCGGCGAGCCTGGCGAGGACCCGGTGCGCAGCGGAGCCGGAGAGGGCGAGGACCATGCCCGGGGGTCCGGGGATAGATCGGCCGGCTCTGGAGAGGGCCCACGCGATGCCGCCGGGGTAGAGCCAGAGGACAGAGATGGCGACGACGATAACGGCGGCAATCGAAGGCAGAGCCGACGCATTCGGGAGAAGGAATAGGTAGAAAGCAGAGTCCACCGCCTGGGAGGAACCCATTGACGAAGGTGGATCAGCGAAGCGAGAAAGGTGAGATATTCGAGGGATTAGGTAGATGGGCGTGGAATGGGGAGGAGAGCGAGATACGGGGATGAGAGGGACGAAGGGCGTCAGAGAGAGCGGTTATATAGCAGTTGGGACTGGAAGGGACTCTCCGTTTCAAAAAATTAACTCCCGATTAATTTTTTATTCGCCACTCACCTGCAGTTAAAGCCTTGGGGTTACGGAATCTTATGTTCGTATCTGCCTCCAGATTCTGTGTAGAAATACGCATTTGCCCATGAGGGCAGCCACGACTTCTGTTTCTGAGTGAGGGCTTTGCAGTCTTTTTGCCGGTGACGGGATCGGAGCACCGAGTGTCACGTTTACCGGAGTGATGGACGGTTACGCAGTGGCGGAGAACGGACAGTCTGGATTGCAGGCGCCCGCAGGAAGGACACGCGTCGACACATCAACGGGAAGCCCCATCCGCCAACTGGAAAGCCGTGCTTTTTGTCACTCCCGGTGAACTACCCACTCATCTACCCGGTCTGGCTGCTATATACAAAAGGGTATGTAGAGTAATTTAGCCTGCTCTTAAAACATTCATTCGATAACCCGAAGATTAACCTTTCTTATGAATCGGAAACTTCGTGTGCCCCACTTCGGGCCCGGTCTTTTAACCAAGCACACGGGAACTACTCAGACGGCAATGCGCAAACGGGCGTGCAGCGAACTTTTGCTGCGTCTTCTCTGCTGAAGGCGCAACTGTAAGGATGGGGACACGCGACGGCGGAGGCGGGAGAGGGGAATGGGGCCCACGGCGGTGGGCGGCGGCGCCTCGCGATGCGCCGGCGCATGGAGCTACTAAAGTTTAAGAGGCAGCGGCGGAGGCAGGGCCCCACCTGGGCACGGTATCCGATGCGTCCCCACAACTGTCCCGCTCGTGATGGTTCGTGTGCCGTCGGCGAACGGCACGCTGCACGCGGCCGCCCGTTCCTCTCCGCCGTCACCGACGCCCTCAACTCCTTGACGGAGCCGCTGAGACGT
Coding sequences:
- the LOC103999134 gene encoding cytochrome P450 78A5-like, whose translation is MGSSQAVDSAFYLFLLPNASALPSIAAVIVVAISVLWLYPGGIAWALSRAGRSIPGPPGMVLALSGSAAHRVLARLAESLKASDLMAFSFGFTRFVVSSHPDTAREILNSSAFADRPVKESAYELLFHRAMGFAPFGEYWRNLRRISATYLFSPTRIAAFGEHRTAIGQQMIQDVMASMETNGVVGMKKVVHFGSLNNVMISVFGKRFDFGNAQGMELERLVTEGYELLGAFNWSDHFPLLRWVDPQDIRKRCRRLVASVNVFVGSIIEEHRRRSSGGDLTNEVGDFVDVLLDLEKEERLSDSDMVAVLWEMIFRGTDTVAILLEWIMARMVLHQEIQSTAQSEIDAVVGSSRLVADADIANLPYLRSIVKESLRMHPPGPLLSWARLAVHDVHVGPSFVPAGTTAMVNMWAITHDGRIWADPDDFKPERFMEENVSVLGSDLRLAPFGSGRRVCPGKALALATVHLWLAQLLQCFKWVPAETGVDLAESLKMSLEMQTPLVCRAFPRR